Below is a window of Deltaproteobacteria bacterium DNA.
TGATGGTGGCGCTGGCGCTTAATTATGGCAAAGGCACGGTATTTCTCAAAGATATCGCAAAAGGGGAGAATATTTCCGAGAAGTACTTGAGTTTGATTATTATACCGTTGAGAAGGGTCGGCTTGGTGAACTCTATCCGGGGGGCGTATGGAGGATACAGCCTTGCGAAAGAACCGTCACAGATTACCATGAAAGAGATTGTAGATGTTTTGGAAGGAGATTGCTCTCTTGTTGACTGTGTCAAGAATCCTTCCACTTGTCCAAGGGTGCCAATCTGTGCGAGCCATGACATCTGGGCGATTATAGGCGGGAAAATTTCAGAGACCTTAAGTTCGATTACCCTGGATATGCTGGTCAAAATGAATCAGGAAAAAGCGGGAAAGGCAATGATGCATAATATTTGAAGAGCGGTTAATGAGAACCTGCTCTCGAAGAAAAGGATTATTTGTTAAGGTTCATCTCCGAAAAAGTTGCTATCCTTTTCAGGATTCAAGGGGTCGAGGATTTGAGTGGATATGGGAAACTAAACACTTGAACCCTTGAATCCTTGAATCCTTTTTGCAACAAAATGGGAGAAGGGCATACTGATTTTTAGATCATTAGTATCAAGGAATATACAATGAAGAAAATATACCTGGATAATGCGGCGACAACTCTGACAGATACACGGGTGCTACAAGCTATGTTGCCTTACTTTACGGAAGTTTATGGGAATCCCTCGAGTCTCCATGCCTTCGGTCAGGAAGCGAAGCATGCCATAGAAGATGCACGATATACTGTTGCTTCGTTTATCGGGGCAAAACCGGAAGAAATTATTTTTACGAGCGGTGGGACGGAGAGCAACAATTGTGCGATTAAGGGCATAGCATACGCGAGGCGTGATAAGGGGAACCACATTATAACCTCGAAGATAGAACACCACGCAATCCTGGAACCATGCCATTTTCTGGAGAAACAGGGGTTTGAAATTACCTGCCTCCCCGTTGATGAATACGGCCTCGTTGATCCCGCCGATGTAGAGAAGGCAATTACGGACCAGACAATACTGATTTCCATCATGCATGCCAATAATGAAATCGGAACAATTCAGCCCATTAACGAGATCGGAAAAATTGCCAGGAGAAAAGGCATATATTTTCATACCGACGCAGTGCAGACGCTCGGTCACCTCCCGATAGATGTGAATGAGTTGAATGTGGATATCCTCATCGCCTCCGGGCATAAGCTCAACGGCCCAAAGGGTGTGGGAATCCTCTACGTAAAAAAAGGGATACGGATGCTCCCCTTCATGCATGGCGGTGATCAGGAACAGCAGCGCCGGGCATCAACACACAATGTGCCGGGAATCGTCGGTTTCGGAAAAGCTGTGGAACTGGCCAAGGAGAAGATGGAGACGGAAATTGAGAAGCTTACTTACCTGCGTGATACGTTAATCGAGGGTATTCTCAGCACAATTGAATTTACCCGCGTGAATGGTCATACTGTACAGAGGCTCCCGAATAACGTCAATGTTTCTATTGCCTATGTGGAGGGTGAATCTATGATTTTGAATCTCGATAT
It encodes the following:
- a CDS encoding Rrf2 family transcriptional regulator: MKLSTRARYGVRLMVALALNYGKGTVFLKDIAKGENISEKYLSLIIIPLRRVGLVNSIRGAYGGYSLAKEPSQITMKEIVDVLEGDCSLVDCVKNPSTCPRVPICASHDIWAIIGGKISETLSSITLDMLVKMNQEKAGKAMMHNI
- the nifS gene encoding cysteine desulfurase NifS; translation: MKKIYLDNAATTLTDTRVLQAMLPYFTEVYGNPSSLHAFGQEAKHAIEDARYTVASFIGAKPEEIIFTSGGTESNNCAIKGIAYARRDKGNHIITSKIEHHAILEPCHFLEKQGFEITCLPVDEYGLVDPADVEKAITDQTILISIMHANNEIGTIQPINEIGKIARRKGIYFHTDAVQTLGHLPIDVNELNVDILIASGHKLNGPKGVGILYVKKGIRMLPFMHGGDQEQQRRASTHNVPGIVGFGKAVELAKEKMETEIEKLTYLRDTLIEGILSTIEFTRVNGHTVQRLPNNVNVSIAYVEGESMILNLDMERIACSTGSACTSSSLEPSPVLVAIGLSHELAHGSLRFSLGRQTSEDDINHVITVLPGIVAKLRSMSPLYKKEVK